In the Glycine max cultivar Williams 82 chromosome 19, Glycine_max_v4.0, whole genome shotgun sequence genome, ACCCTCCACAAGTACCTGCAAAGTGGAACAATATCTTGCTCAATTTCACGAGTCCAAAGGGAGCACTCCATTTGCACAGCAGTAATGGGATGAACAGCATGTGCCCTTCTAATTGTGACAAGGCTAGCTTCCGACAATCCAATGTACCTTATTTTTCCCTCTTGGACCAGCTTTTTAAGCACTCCCATCTGCCATTCAAAGAAAACCGAACAAACATATCAAAGACAGAGCCACCAAATAAATAATCCTCACATGAAGAAAAGTAACAAAAAATGTTTGGTGGCACCACTCACAGTGTCTTCAATGGGTACAGTGGTGTCAACAGGGTGCTGATAATAGAGATCAATGTAGCTGGCACCAAGGCGTTGGAGGCTACCCTCGCAACAGGACCGAACATATTCAGGGGAACCATTCACTATCACAGTATTACCATTTACCATTCGGTTTTGTATTGGAAAGAGTCTAATGTTTGTTAAGAAGTAACTAATTATCACTGGTTATTAAAGCTGACAAAGAAATCAAACACATTATTAGTATCGCATAAGCAGCATTCttagataaaaatattggaTCAGTAACGTGGTTTTGGGCTTACTGTTTTCTTTTCCCGGCCTTATTTTCtcgagtttcattttttttcccttaaagAATTCGGGATGAattcattatattttcaaattaatttaaaagaaacaaaaatagaatacCGGGAGTTGATTTttatttagaaggaaaaaatgtGTACAGATAGCAGTTCATTAAATTGTGTGCAAATTAACACATTCATCACAAATAACaccaaactttaattttatcataattaaccataaattttatcatatttacaaaatatatagacttcataaacttttttttttcaatttatcctaaaaatttactatttttgtattataaaaaaacaccaactttaaattcattcaaattaatttttcaaaattatcttttttaaaaatagttcttTCTATCAAGTCATAGtgaaatatttcaaataatgTG is a window encoding:
- the LOC100798315 gene encoding probable aldo-keto reductase 1; translation: MVNGNTVIVNGSPEYVRSCCEGSLQRLGASYIDLYYQHPVDTTVPIEDTMGVLKKLVQEGKIRYIGLSEASLVTIRRAHAVHPITAVQMECSLWTREIEQDIVPLCRYLWRVSII